A segment of the Paracoccus suum genome:
ATCTGCACCGCGCCGAAGTCATTGACCATTACCGCGATCCGCTGCGTCGCACCGGCTAGCAACTCGTTCAACAGTGTCGTCTTGCCGGCTCCCAGATAGCCGCAGATGACGTTGATGGGCAGAGGCGTCATGCGGCCTGGGCCTGCGTCGGCCTTCCGCCCAGCACCGTGGCCCGCACGCGCACGTCGCGAAGGCTGGAAATGGTCAGCGGATCGTCCTCGAGCACGGCAAAGTCGGCCCGCTTCCCGACCTCGATCGAGCCAACCTCGCCGTCCAGTCGCAATGTGTAGGCCGCGCCGAGCGTGACCGCATAGAGGGCCTCCTCCCGCGTCAGCCGCTCGCTTTCGCCGAGGACACGGCCTCCTTCAGTCTGGCGGGTTTCGGCGCACCAGGCGGTGAACAACGGGGCCAGCGGGGTGATCGGCGCGTCAGAGTGGATCGCGAGCGGAACGCCATGGTTCAGCGCCGTGCGGCACGCGTTCATGCGGGTCGCGCGATCCGGGCCGACGGTGACTTCGTAATGCTTGTCACCGAAGTAGTAGAGGTGGTTGGCAAAGAGATTGGCGCAGCAGCCAAGGCGCCCCATGCGTCGGAACTGCGCTGCATCGGCCATCTGGCAATGCTGCAGCGTGTGCCGGTGGTCCGGCCAGTTGCGCGATGGCAGGGCAGCCTCGATCGCATCCAGCGCGGCGGCGCTCGCGGCATCGCCGTTGACGTGGATGTGCATCTGGACCCCGCCAGCGTGCAGCTTGGCTGCCAGCAGCCCAAGTGCCTCGGGGCCGATGTTCCAAAAGCCGTTGTCATCGCCCCGGTAATAGCCGGGCCACCGCAGCTGCGCGGTAAACCCCTGGATCGACCCGTCGGTCACGATCTTGACCCCGCCGAGGCGCAGGCGGTCGTGGCCCTGCGCGGCCAGCCACAGCGCCCGCTCGACCAGCTCATCGGGGGGCAGGGTGTGGGCCGCCAGCATCGGCACGATCCGGACGGGATAGGCAGGATCGGCCGTCACCCGCGACAGAAGCGCAAGCTGATCGTCGCTGAGTTCGGATACGAGGTCGGTCGAGGTCGTGACCCCCGCCCGCATCGCCGAGCGGGCAAAGTTCCACAGCCCCCCGTTCGAAATAGAAAGGTCGCGAAAGCTTGCCCCGACGCGGCGCATGACGGGATACATGGCACCCATCTCGTGCAGCTCGCCATGCAGGCTGCCGTCCTTGTCCTTCAGAACGCCGGGTACATCGGTTGCATCATCATAGCCCGCCATCGACAACGCAGCGGTATTTGCCGTCAGCAGGTGCATGTTCGAATGCAGGATCACGACCGGGCGGTCCGACACGGCGGCGTCCAGATCGCGCCGTGTCGGGCGCGGGCCCTCGATAAACAGCGGATCGAACCCCCAAGCGATTAGTGGTCCCTGGGGATGCGCGAGCGCCCATTCCTTTAGTCGCTCGATCAGCGCCTCGCGTGTCGGCGCGCCGTGGGCAATGGA
Coding sequences within it:
- a CDS encoding amidohydrolase; this translates as MTNRMFTARQIITMDPARPAADRVLVSPEGLILAVGDANEMADWGRYDIDDSFADAVLMPGLVEGHAHLMEGAVWKHLYLGHYDRVQPDGSIAHGAPTREALIERLKEWALAHPQGPLIAWGFDPLFIEGPRPTRRDLDAAVSDRPVVILHSNMHLLTANTAALSMAGYDDATDVPGVLKDKDGSLHGELHEMGAMYPVMRRVGASFRDLSISNGGLWNFARSAMRAGVTTSTDLVSELSDDQLALLSRVTADPAYPVRIVPMLAAHTLPPDELVERALWLAAQGHDRLRLGGVKIVTDGSIQGFTAQLRWPGYYRGDDNGFWNIGPEALGLLAAKLHAGGVQMHIHVNGDAASAAALDAIEAALPSRNWPDHRHTLQHCQMADAAQFRRMGRLGCCANLFANHLYYFGDKHYEVTVGPDRATRMNACRTALNHGVPLAIHSDAPITPLAPLFTAWCAETRQTEGGRVLGESERLTREEALYAVTLGAAYTLRLDGEVGSIEVGKRADFAVLEDDPLTISSLRDVRVRATVLGGRPTQAQAA